Genomic segment of Capsicum annuum cultivar UCD-10X-F1 unplaced genomic scaffold, UCD10Xv1.1 ctg2389, whole genome shotgun sequence:
taggaaaaatgaagtgtgtttattcaaattaagaaaaaataaggaaaacccATCCATGCAATGCAAAAGAAATACTTTTTCAGAGGAAAGTAAAACTGGAAAGAAATGAACATATTGTAAAGTCCAACAGCAAATCGGAAAAGATTTTCAGAGATTAGGATAGGTGCTCACCAATCCAATACATTGCCCGACCTAGGGACAGTAATGGTCAAACTGCTCCACGCAGTTATTGCAAATTAAATAGTGAGAACAACATGGAGGTCTATACAACATGCAGATATCACAATATTTGACTTTTACAATTATTCCATTGATGGAGTTTGATCAGGTCCAGCTTGAATACTTCCTTCAAAGTTCTCTAGCTCTGGAGGACGAGGATTGCGAGGAACAGTACCAGGATCTCTAGCAGATATCAATAGAAGCAGGACTAAGACCTTTTGAAGAAAATAACATTTATTACGTTCTATTTTGAATCAAGAATCCACATTCCCTCTTGGCCATAAAATTCAAGTTCAGGAAACAACCCAAATAATAGTTCCTTTGTCTTACAAAAATTAGCAAGAAGCATCAGAAATACTTTACACACAAAGAAGTATTTTTCATACGAAGACAGAAGGCCATCTATATTAACATGATACTAAGGAGAAATATTATATTAATGGACAACCTGCAAGTACTATAGGCAAGTTAAAATCTGACAAATTAGTAACAATTTTCTGTCTTTATTTTACTACCCTCTTGAGAATAGATGAAAAACCGACCTGCTCTCCATACAAAGACTTACACTTTTGCTTTTATAAACTGCAGCACATTTTTTACTTATTGGCCTTACTTAAGGAAAATAATTGCGGAATAAAGTTTGGGATTAACTTTATCTCACGATTAGTATGAGGTATTAACTATTAACTAATTCGGGACTATTTTATCCCACCACTTGTACGAAAATGGTGGGATTACTATACAATATGGATGGTAGGGTTACATAGTCTCATGGGATATCCcttatgttgctcggactcttcaaaaatgacACAGTCTCATGGGATATCCCCTATGTTGCTCGggctcttcaaaaatgtcagtgGGTTcatgttggattctccaaaagtagtgtatatttggagaatccgacacgagTGCgacatcaaaagtgaagagtccgcacaACTTAGGATATCCCTACTAATCCCATCTAgtgtaccaaacgacccctaagagaATTCATTGGTTCATGGACAAAAAACAGCAGCATACTACATTTAGCcaccaacaaacaacaaaagtagAGGTGAACGCTATTTCATATGAAACACATCAAGTTAAATGAGCTACAATGTGAAGCATAGTATCTAATCTACTTACTAACCTGCTCACTATGACCTTGAGGTACAGCACTCTGTTTCTTACAGGTGGAATTGAAACTAGTGGTCCTGCACACGCATGCCACAACTCTAAAATTAAGCATTTTTTCTGCCCTGCTTCTATAATATTTAAACATAGAAAGAAAATCACACATGTTCATTAATGACTTCAAATAATGCTTCACATCAAAGTTCACAAAACAAGTACTTAATAACAACAAAAAGAACAAACCTTCCTCTAGCTGAGGATTAAAACCAGCTGAAGATACCCTCATTCCAGCAAATTAAGAAACTCCAAGCTAACCTCTTGCTTAACCCACTAAGAATGCTATGACCTTTATTTATCTTCGTAACAGTTGTGTACGGGATGTTCTGaccattttatatattttgacatAATTATTAATGCAATTCACATCTTATTATAAGTGTGTCCTAAAATCCATATCACCTGCATTAAATAGATTTAATAAGATAAGAAAAACATGTGGTCTTACAAGGAGAATTCTTGTAAAAAAAAACTCATGCACTAACGTATATGGAGTAGCTAGGAAAAGATAAGTTTGGTTGAGCAATGGACTGCCAAACTGAGCCGATTACTAGAGGCATCTAATGGATATGGAGTAGCTAGGAAAGGGTTAAGTTGGTTGAGCAATGGACTACAAAACTGAGCCTATTACCAGAGTCATCAAAATAGCCTAGAACTAGCATTTTAACTTAAGCCAATAGGCATGCTCCAGGAAACGTATGTTTTAGAATGTAAAGAGTAGATGCTAGTAAAAAGAACCACCTTCCTGGCAATTTCTCGTCTGATGAAGCTGTGGATTTATCACATTAATCAAGCTAAAATACTAAGCAATGGCAGAAGATCTCTTGCAGTTAGGTCAcaattaataaatcataacaaCCCAGTTTTTGGGACACATTATCAACATTTACAACTATTGTGCAAAGGAAACTTATTTTGTTCATGAAACACAAAAACTTACTTTCATGACAAATTAGAATGCAAATGCAACAAAGAAAAGGAACATCTACATAAATAACACAATATTTGCATAATAATAAGAAAGAATGTATAGTGAAGGGATCAGGAGAAACTACTCGTAGAATTTTATTAtccaaaaaatgatcaaaaagcaTAACACTTGATTTAATTCAACCAGCTAAGACAGCCAACATAACCCTAAATATTAGAGGTATTTAAAGATTCTTAAAATCATGCTTACAGAATATAAGCACTTACATATAGTGTAAAACCAACAACTATGACCATGATAGACCACCCCCAGTGACCAGCAAAGTCATCTACAAGTTTCCTCCCAACAAAGATGCAGAACACAACAACTGGGGCAACTATAAGTAATATAGTCATAAAGAGCGACCTCACATCAAGCCCAAATATAAACCTTCCTTGAAGACAAAATTTCTGCACATCACAAGGCAATACTTAAATTGAGAAATAGTAAGCAAAATCACGAGATATGATAATTAAGAGAGCcagaaattcaaaaacaaaagaaTGTCAAAATTTTAGCAACAAAGAACAATATAGCTAACCGGGATAGCTTATGGTTTTTCCCATACTTTGATAAGTTGGGTTATCTTATGGTTTCTCCTCCTTTGCTTCCTTCTTCAGTAACTTAGGATAGATTAGTCTCCAAAAGAAAAGTTGAGGTAGCTTATGGTTCTGGTCCTTCAGGTCATTTTGTTTAGTGGTAGTTATTCTGGATGAGGAGAAGATTTTGGGGTCTACAAGTCtacaaacaacacaaaaaaatatcACACCGCTAGACACCTGTTCCCCGCATCCTGTTCCCCGCCACATGGACGTCGTCGTTGAATTGAGCTTTATAAATACATCCTACTCTACCTTCTCCTCTAGCATTCTTTTCATTGAAATTAATAGTTGCAGCTACTAACGACTGGTACTCGATGACATCAACTAGTCCTTTCCTAGCCACAACTTTTAATAAAGGGAACTTGGCCATTATAGGACCCAATGAAAGCCCCTTCACAGGCTCTACaccataaaattagaaaaaataaacaatGTGTTGATACATAAAATGAACAATTTAAATAACAGAAAGTCCAACCATCCTTCACAAAATAGTGACTTCTTGATAACAAAGTTACAAGCTTTCTGATGGCCTTGTTCAGCAGATTTCTTCAGCGTTTTTAGTCTGTATATCCAAAAGCAAGGTGAAAATAATAGAATTCCAGCAAGAAGGGTTGAAGCAACAATAAGTGAAATCAAGATTTTCTTATTTAGATCCTGACGGTGAACCACTTTTAACTCTGCAACTCCTGATTTGAATAATTTCATGTGGTGCTTCCACATTCTCCACTGCCAATTTCCAAGTCGAGTTGCTAAGTCAAAATTTAATGGAAAACGACCACTATCCACTAGCCCCATCTAGTagaaaagaaattcaagaaaagagCAAAGAACATTCATCTACACCATATATGCCCAATTTCATTCCCAAAATACCTGCACATAATCAATTTCTTGGTAAACAAagctataataaataaattaacataGTAAACCTGGAAATCAAgccaaaaatatcaagaaaagcTAAAAGTATTACCGCAGTACCAGTGACCGCAGGGACCTCGACAAGtaacaataaaattttcaaagcaaaaaggACAAATATCGTCAGTAGTAGGCTTCTCCAATCTAGGGAAAATGATTTTTGTATGGCATAAGAACTATTTTTTCGATTGATAGTGGGGGTTTAAAACCCCCATAATTGATAGCGGAGAAATTTTAGTGATAGTTTTGTAACCTCcgcatttcatataattttatagAGATTAAAATAATCCCCGCAAATAAATTCTCgcaattttactcattttttataGTGTTATGTGCTCAAAATTTCAGCTTTTCTGTAtatagaatcaaagaaaagtacgACCTTTATATAGCTTACAAATAAACAAACCACTCAGTTAACCTGTTACATCCTGGAttttggccttagaaattttccttgaaatTCGTTTTTTGGACCCAATACGAttccagggtacgagtcgtatgctcGGGTACGAGTGGTATAATCCTGTCGTAAGCTGACCAATGTTAGTtagtgggatggttttgatcactgAAATGATCACGACTTAAGAGTGTGAGTCGTAAGGCTTGTATACGAGTCGTATCAGTGACttgtatggtgggcagtgtttgattcTCCTGGTAATTTATTTTGCCAGGGATACGGATCATACGCACGGATCGTATActgaggttacgacttggttggatgagtcgtatactagacAGTGTCTGATCTAAGGTTAAGGCCTGGGTACGATTGGTGGAAACCAATCAtaaggaagggtacgactcgaaagagggtcagtcgtatccttgtGACAGGTTTGTAAgagacttaagtgggggtattctggacattttcctacttacccaaATTATGAcacacgacttctaatacacttaggaggttatttgccctattattctattcattaacacatagaaaactattcctaaacattcaacaattctcttaagagcttttgtgGCAAGAGACCTAAGGTTACAACTTGGGGATTGCTTGGGGCttgttttggtgattttcttccattatCTTTCTCggtttaaggcatgtgtctctttccgatttaaggcatgtgtctctttCCTACTTCTTATTTCTAAAAAGGCATAGATTTTACGGGTGTTTACATGGTTT
This window contains:
- the LOC107848333 gene encoding uncharacterized protein LOC107848333 isoform X1; protein product: MGLVDSGRFPLNFDLATRLGNWQWRMWKHHMKLFKSGVAELKVVHRQDLNKKILISLIVASTLLAGILLFSPCFWIYRLKTLKKSAEQGHQKACNFVIKKSLFCEGWTTSFNSTCKKQSAVPQGHSEQVLVLLLLISARDPGTVPRNPRPPELENFEGSIQAGPDQTPSME
- the LOC107848333 gene encoding uncharacterized protein LOC107848333 isoform X2, with the translated sequence MGLVDSGRFPLNFDLATRLGNWQWRMWKHHMKLFKSGVAELKVVHRQDLNKKILISLIVASTLLAGILLFSPCFWIYRLKTLKKSAEQGHQKACNFVIKKSLFCEGWTTSFNSTCKKQSAVPQGHSEQPSDAVSGSISPMDARRPRDDSDPNDNR